The Dysidea avara chromosome 13, odDysAvar1.4, whole genome shotgun sequence genome includes a region encoding these proteins:
- the LOC136243525 gene encoding uncharacterized protein, translated as MPLEVSGNTSSNSTLEDTAQLDPEVHSEGQLQVKLTISTIAENDSLTAINFINHHAVTQTFVVYNSNCETNSFSENVAATNVHAIDLIVEENKKPATSSRFHLKSRLRVALYRLAVALEISFIVGLFTLPILFFYIRPSPDSNMANNSLMSMDDLLELCNTSIITNNSCTRDVMNTYTTLRKVSESTFPFCIQETQDLFCDALSKCDDLILVGEIVCQEIRQTYCTSEWRILEVSNRTEGIFDCDDYGETIQLNCSDQFDLDNGDSVCLPLCKSFSQHGEIATTILVVDVAFAHLINVIGGMIVLIAAIYNRKNMFKYPQVLLVINAILITVQSILISLPNITLGEWNPLCSDKYLSNAIDNPTTYCDIQAFIGIITIVMYSMFWFVYILHLYLTLIYPLKTSRVNKVLTSRLTHVVEVAAVIIIVTAPNIYFLATSQYQIISFPPLFCGAGVNVNFYGIIFPTVVINCASLIMMLLVLQRIHGHYKRKSRMSKQKCFSIPEVKIFATFFFLLVVLALLWIGASFQVGSFETIIFHITNYIQCNLGGIRTGLDCEEDRRKSEALSYPYLTATYNVAYAILNLSNLPLVLQYDDVKQSVRRLTRRISTKMFDAVTTDSYLK; from the exons ATGCCGCTCGAGGTCAGTGGCAACACGTCATCAAA TTCTACACTAGAGGATACAGCCCAGCTTGATCCAGAGGTGCATAGTGAAGGTCAGTTGCAAGTCAAACTGACTATAAGTACCATTGCTGAAAATGACAGTCTCACTGCAATCAACTTCATAAACCATCATGCTGTTACACAAACTTTTGTTGTGTACAATTCCAATTGTGAAACAAACAGTTTTAGTGAGAATGTTGCTGCAACTAATGTCCATGCAATTGATCTAATTGTTGAGGAAAATAAAAAGCCTGCTACGTCTTCAAGATTTCATCTTAAGAGCAGACTGAGAGTTGCCTTATACAGATTGGCAGTTGCACTTGAGATCAGCTTTATAGTTGGATTGTTCACATTGCCCATTCTGTTCTTCTATATCAGACCTAGTCCAGATAGTAACATGGCAAATAACTCTTTAATGTCAATg gatgatttattggAATTGTGTAACACTTCAATAATAACAAATAATAGTTGTACAAGAGATGTCATGAACACTTACACAACTCTTCGTAAAGTGAGTGAGTCAACATTTCCATTTTGTATTCAAGAAACACAGGACTTGTTTTGTGATGCTCTGAGCAAATGTGATGACCTAATTTTAGTGGGGGAGATAGTGTGTCAAGAGATACGACAAACATACTGCACTTCAGAATGGAGAATATTAGAAGTTTCAAATAGAACTGAAGGAATATTTGACTGTGATGATTATGGAGAAACCATCCAACTGAATTGTTCTGATCAATTTGATCTTGACAATGGTGATTCTGTTTGTTTACCACTTTGTAAATCATTTTCTCAGCATGGAGAAATTGCTACCACTATATTGGTTGTTGATGTTGCTTTTGCTCATCTAATAAACGTAATTGGGGGAATGATTGTCTTGATAGCTGCTATTTACAACAGAAAGAATAT GTTTAAGTATCCTCAAGTCCTATTGGTGATCAATGCTATCTTGATCACTGTTCAGT CAATTCTTATAAGTTTGCCGAACATTACACTGGGAGAGTGGAATCCACTTTGTTCTGATAAATACCTCTCTAATGCTATCGATAACCCAACAACATATTGCGATATACAAG CGTTTATAGGTATCATCACTATagtcatgtacagtatgttttgGTTTGTTTATATTCTACACCTTTACTTGACTCTAATCTACCCACTTAAGACATCTCGAGTTAACAAGGTACTCACCAGTAGATTGACTCATGTTGTCGAGGTGGCGGCTGTGATCATTATTGTGACAGCACCAAATATATATTTTCTGGCAACCTCACAGTATCAGATTATTAGCTTCCCTCCACTGTTTTGTGGAGCTGGTGTTAATGTGAACTTTTATGGGATCATATTTCCAACTGTTGTCATTAATTGTGCTAGTTTGATTATGATGCTGCTAGTGTTACAAAGAATACATGGA CACTACAAGAGGAAGAGCAGAATGTCAAAGCAAAAATGTTTCTCTATTCCTGAAGTGAAGATATTTGCAACATTCTTCTTCTTATTGGTGGTATTAGCACTACTGTGGATTGGTGCCAGTTTTCAAGTTGGCTCATTTGAGACAATCATATTTCACATAACCAACTACATACAATGTAACCTTGGAGGAATCCGTACAGGTCTTGATTGTGAAGAGGACAGAAGAAAATCAGAAGCACTCTCTTATCCATACTTGACAGCAACATACAATGTAGCATATGCAATTCTCAACTTGTCAAACTTACCACTAGTTTTGCAGTACGATGATGTAAAACAGTCTGTTAGAAGATTAACAAGACGTATTAGTACCAAAATGTTTGATGCAGTCACAACAGATTCATATCTAAAATGA